The following nucleotide sequence is from Aneurinibacillus soli.
CAAAGGCAACCAGATCGAAGGCAAGCTCGATGCAGGCGCAAAAGTGATCGTGATTGAAGATTTGATTTCGACAGGCGGCAGCTCGATTGAAGCGGCGCAAGCGATTAAAGAAGCGGGTGGAGAAGTGCTAGCTGTGCTTGCCATCTTCTCGTATCAGTTCCCGAAAGCGGAAGCGGCGTTTGCGGAAGCGGGATTCGCTTTTGATACACTGAGCAACTATACAGCTCTGCTGGAAGTGGCGCAGGAAAAAGGAACGATTCGGGCGGACCAGCTCGATGCACTTGCTTCCTGGAGACAGAACCCGGCTGAATGGCAAGGGTAATGCATCATCGGAAGTTTGTTTGATGGGATAGAGGTCAGCAAAGTATGGAGGCGGAGAGCGAAGAAGAGAGAAGTTCGTCGCGGTTTTATGCGTGGCAGGGAAGCGGGGGTTGTCCGCTCCAGGAGTCAGGCAGACTCGCCCGCAAAGCGCTTCCGAAGAATTGCTGAAGGAGCAGGTTGCGGGCAAAGGCCCCTCTGCCAGCCTCCTTCCGCTGGGGAAGCGCATAAAAAAGCTCCTTACTTTCTCTCTTCTTCGCTTCCGGCGTACTTTGCTGCTTACACATCAAATAAACTTCGATCATTGTCGTTATATATGTAAATACAAAAAGCCAATGATGTCCTGTGCAGGATGTCATTGGCTTTTTGTAATTTTTCTTCCTTATTATCGAAAGTTTGTTTGATGGAATAGAGGTCAGCAAAGTATGGAGGCGGAGAGCGAAGAAGAGAGAAGTGCGTCGCGGTTTTATGCGTGACAGGGAAGCGGGGGCTGTCCGCTTCAGGAGACTGGCAGACTTACTTTGCTGCTTATCTGTCAAACAAACTTTGA
It contains:
- the pyrE gene encoding orotate phosphoribosyltransferase, encoding MGQTELAKQIAGKLLDIDAVSLRPDEPFTWTSGIKSPIYCDNRMTMSFPDVRRLIYKSFAQKIREQYPDAQVIAGTATAGIPHAAWVSEELGLPMTYVRSKPKGHGKGNQIEGKLDAGAKVIVIEDLISTGGSSIEAAQAIKEAGGEVLAVLAIFSYQFPKAEAAFAEAGFAFDTLSNYTALLEVAQEKGTIRADQLDALASWRQNPAEWQG